The following proteins come from a genomic window of Methylorubrum populi:
- a CDS encoding efflux RND transporter periplasmic adaptor subunit, whose product MSERDGKPAADIPPPPRKRGFVLAGLIAVGLLTYGGYGHWQRAARAEATRTKQIEFVPKVRTEEAKRLDGPIDLTLPGQTEPFATARIYARATGYIAERHVDIGSRVKKGDVLLRIAAPDLDQQLAQAEAQLGQLEAQLLRAKAMVDQARANVNLAQVTNSRTSTLAGQGWASKQTADNTQAGVLSQAANLASAQADVKVAEANIKAQQATVGRLKALTGFEIVTAPFDGVVTTRNVDVGDLVQADAGSGTPLLSMDRDDVLRISVNVPQNAAVGVQPGIKAQIKVPQMPDRSFSGEVERSSVALLASSRTLTTQVDVPNPERTLRPGLFVYVTLSIPRTGSATVAVPAEALVFNQSGTRVAVAREDDRVTWAEVHIARDKGTVVEVDKGLSGGERLVLSPPADLKEGGRIAPQQPKSDKPMQAAQR is encoded by the coding sequence GTGAGCGAGAGAGACGGTAAGCCGGCGGCCGACATTCCGCCGCCACCCAGGAAGCGCGGCTTTGTGCTGGCCGGGCTGATCGCGGTGGGCCTGCTGACTTACGGCGGCTACGGCCACTGGCAGCGGGCGGCCCGGGCCGAGGCGACGCGGACGAAGCAGATCGAGTTCGTGCCCAAGGTCCGCACCGAGGAGGCCAAGCGCCTCGACGGGCCGATCGACCTGACCCTGCCGGGCCAGACCGAGCCCTTCGCCACCGCGCGGATCTATGCCCGCGCCACCGGCTACATCGCCGAGCGGCACGTCGATATCGGCTCGCGGGTGAAGAAGGGCGACGTGCTCCTGCGCATCGCCGCCCCCGACCTCGACCAGCAACTCGCCCAGGCCGAGGCGCAGCTCGGCCAGTTGGAGGCGCAGCTCCTGCGGGCGAAGGCCATGGTCGATCAGGCGCGTGCCAACGTGAACCTCGCCCAGGTCACGAATTCGCGCACCTCGACGCTCGCCGGCCAGGGCTGGGCCTCGAAGCAGACCGCCGACAACACCCAGGCCGGCGTGCTCTCGCAGGCGGCCAACCTCGCCTCGGCGCAAGCCGACGTGAAGGTGGCGGAGGCCAACATCAAGGCGCAGCAGGCCACCGTCGGCCGCCTCAAGGCGCTGACCGGCTTCGAGATCGTCACCGCGCCCTTCGACGGGGTCGTCACCACCCGCAACGTCGATGTCGGCGACCTCGTCCAGGCCGATGCCGGCTCCGGCACGCCGCTCCTGTCGATGGACCGGGACGACGTGCTGCGCATCTCGGTCAACGTGCCCCAGAACGCGGCGGTGGGCGTGCAGCCCGGCATCAAGGCCCAAATCAAGGTGCCGCAGATGCCCGACCGCAGCTTCTCCGGCGAGGTCGAGCGCAGCTCGGTAGCGCTCCTCGCCTCCTCGCGCACGCTCACGACGCAGGTCGACGTGCCGAACCCCGAGCGGACGCTGCGGCCGGGCCTGTTCGTCTACGTGACGCTGTCGATCCCGCGCACCGGCAGCGCCACGGTGGCGGTGCCGGCGGAAGCCCTGGTGTTCAACCAGTCCGGCACCCGCGTCGCGGTGGCCCGCGAGGACGACCGCGTGACCTGGGCCGAGGTCCACATCGCCCGTGACAAGGGCACGGTGGTGGAGGTGGACAAAGGGCTCTCGGGCGGCGAGCGCCTCGTGCTCAGCCCGCCCGCCGATCTCAAGGAGGGCGGCCGCATCGCTCCGCAGCAGCCGAAATCGGACAAGCCGATGCAGGCCGCGCAGCGGTAG